Proteins encoded together in one Stutzerimonas stutzeri window:
- a CDS encoding DUF4124 domain-containing protein codes for MKMWVICTGLLLLANPAFSASVFRCVDTAGHVTFSQQGCPTDQSSERQQAVNPKPSSDETVRMATTASSTNHGRKVGNDVAVVAEKDDGCGNRVTGSERRSAIISKSIRAGMTRSDVESALGRPESTTSTNGRDRLRFRDGKGQVRTVSFDEHGCVLGKR; via the coding sequence ATGAAAATGTGGGTGATCTGCACCGGCCTGCTTTTGCTGGCGAATCCGGCGTTTTCCGCAAGCGTGTTTCGCTGCGTCGATACCGCGGGGCACGTCACTTTCAGCCAGCAGGGCTGCCCCACGGACCAGAGCAGCGAGCGACAACAGGCGGTTAACCCGAAGCCCAGCTCCGACGAGACCGTGCGCATGGCCACGACTGCCAGCAGTACGAATCACGGGCGCAAGGTCGGCAACGACGTGGCGGTAGTTGCCGAGAAAGACGACGGGTGCGGCAACAGGGTGACCGGCAGCGAGCGGCGCAGCGCGATCATCAGCAAGAGCATTCGTGCGGGGATGACACGCAGCGACGTGGAAAGCGCGCTGGGCCGACCGGAAAGCACCACAAGCACCAACGGCAGAGACCGCCTGCGCTTTCGGGACGGCAAGGGACAGGTACGCACGGTCAGCTTCGATGAGCACGGCTGCGTGCTGGGCAAGCGCTAG